A portion of the Bdellovibrionales bacterium genome contains these proteins:
- a CDS encoding response regulator transcription factor gives MFLLLVEDDPRLSQYLTQALGREGYQVVACTSVGEVEAFMATETEPPLVVILDRMLGRQDGATLIKKLKGRFPEAGILILSSLDTPSEKARIIDAGADEYLSKPFSLEELSARLRLVIRRSNGAHAVDANLRVLGNLFIDLKTQNASVGSTKIDLTRKEYQLLSLFMDYPGRVYNRFQILDRVWEIDRTTESNVVESTIKTLRRKLEASGSSARIESKRNFGYWIEE, from the coding sequence ATGTTTCTCCTGCTGGTTGAAGATGATCCACGGCTCTCTCAATATTTGACTCAGGCGCTCGGGCGTGAGGGTTACCAGGTGGTAGCTTGTACTTCCGTTGGAGAAGTCGAGGCTTTTATGGCCACCGAAACTGAACCTCCCCTTGTTGTTATTTTGGATCGAATGTTAGGTCGTCAGGATGGCGCCACTCTAATAAAAAAGCTGAAGGGCCGGTTTCCGGAGGCGGGAATCTTGATTCTTTCCTCACTCGACACACCGTCCGAGAAGGCCCGGATTATTGATGCAGGTGCAGATGAATATTTGTCAAAACCCTTTTCTTTGGAGGAACTTTCCGCGAGGCTGCGACTTGTGATTCGTCGTTCCAATGGTGCCCATGCGGTAGATGCGAACCTTCGCGTGTTAGGCAATTTGTTCATAGATTTGAAAACTCAAAATGCTTCGGTTGGTTCGACTAAGATTGATTTGACCAGAAAGGAATATCAACTTTTGAGTCTATTCATGGATTATCCCGGTCGAGTCTACAATCGTTTTCAGATTCTCGACAGAGTTTGGGAAATTGACAGGACGACTGAATCAAATGTCGTTGAAAGCACAATCAAAACCTTAAGGCGAAAATTAGAGGCTTCTGGTAGTTCAGCGCGGATTGAAAGCAAGAGAAATTTTGGATATTGGATTGAAGAATAG
- a CDS encoding TerC family protein, whose translation MNSLAPGISVAPPWLWVSFVAGVLVLLIIDLSLFGRNHQKVNPKAALIEGFIWVAIALAFNFWFASAFGRELGVQFLTGYLVEKSLSVDNLFVILLVFRSFRIPEAYQHRVLFFGILGAIVLRGIFIILGAHLVNAFHWVLYLFGLVLVVTAIKFMRDTDDEINATENWSIRFLKRFIPTTTQTKTHHFFVKESGKLKATPLFLALVVIEVTDLVFAVDSIPAVFAVTQDAFVAFGSNILAILGLRALYFVLADWVTRLRYLKPGLAATLAFIGTKMLLMDLIKIPSWISLLVIVSILATAGLSSWYVSKIEERQKAKKDPFSN comes from the coding sequence ATGAACTCTCTCGCACCAGGCATCTCAGTGGCCCCCCCCTGGTTATGGGTTTCTTTTGTCGCGGGAGTCCTTGTTCTCCTGATCATCGACCTGAGTCTTTTTGGTCGAAATCATCAAAAAGTTAACCCCAAAGCGGCCCTCATAGAGGGATTCATTTGGGTTGCGATCGCACTTGCCTTCAATTTTTGGTTCGCCTCTGCTTTTGGAAGAGAGCTGGGAGTTCAATTCCTGACTGGATACCTTGTTGAAAAGAGTTTAAGTGTTGATAACCTTTTTGTTATTCTGTTGGTATTTCGATCTTTTCGAATTCCAGAGGCCTATCAACATCGGGTTCTCTTTTTCGGAATTTTGGGCGCTATTGTTCTCAGAGGGATTTTCATCATTTTAGGCGCCCATCTTGTAAATGCGTTTCATTGGGTGCTCTATCTCTTTGGCCTTGTTCTTGTGGTGACAGCAATCAAGTTCATGCGGGACACCGATGACGAAATCAATGCCACGGAAAATTGGTCCATTCGCTTTCTGAAACGCTTCATTCCAACAACCACCCAAACTAAAACGCACCACTTTTTTGTGAAAGAGAGCGGGAAGTTGAAGGCAACACCTCTCTTTCTTGCTCTCGTCGTTATTGAGGTGACTGACCTCGTCTTTGCTGTGGACTCGATACCTGCAGTTTTTGCCGTCACTCAAGACGCCTTTGTCGCTTTTGGATCAAATATTTTGGCGATTCTTGGATTAAGAGCACTCTACTTTGTTCTCGCAGACTGGGTCACAAGATTAAGATATTTGAAGCCGGGCCTTGCCGCTACTTTGGCCTTCATTGGAACTAAGATGCTATTGATGGATTTGATAAAAATTCCAAGTTGGATTTCGCTTCTCGTGATCGTCTCCATTTTGGCCACCGCTGGCTTGAGTTCCTGGTATGTTTCAAAAATTGAGGAACGCCAAAAGGCAAAAAAAGATCCTTTTTCGAATTGA
- a CDS encoding acyltransferase, with translation MAKLKHFSLGVLCLVIFVLNTIIFGGLICIFVPVKLLSATLSFRNWVSARMVQLAETWISVNSLFMKKIHHVQWDVSGIENLSFDKSYLISANHQSWVDIPVLQEIFNRRIPFIRFFLKSQLLYVPILGGAWWALDFPFMKRHSRQYLSRHPEKRGEDFKTIRKTCAKFKNTPTSILNFLEGTRFTRTKHEEQKSNYQNLLNPKVGGLAFVLNVMGEQFDSLLDVTIFYPNGTPNLWDLLSGKLQKIAVRVERWPIPPELTNSHHLKTEKNRKLMHEWIREIWANKDRQLKLMAK, from the coding sequence ATGGCTAAACTCAAACATTTTTCCTTGGGCGTTCTGTGCCTTGTTATATTTGTTTTAAACACAATCATATTCGGTGGCCTTATCTGCATTTTCGTCCCCGTTAAACTCCTTTCTGCCACACTGAGTTTCAGGAATTGGGTGTCAGCAAGAATGGTCCAGCTTGCGGAGACATGGATCAGCGTGAACTCCTTGTTTATGAAAAAAATCCACCATGTTCAGTGGGATGTCTCGGGAATCGAAAATCTCAGTTTCGACAAATCTTACCTGATTAGTGCAAATCATCAGTCTTGGGTTGACATTCCAGTTCTTCAGGAAATTTTTAATCGAAGGATCCCCTTCATACGATTCTTTCTTAAGAGTCAACTCCTCTATGTTCCCATTCTGGGCGGAGCCTGGTGGGCTCTTGATTTTCCATTTATGAAAAGACACTCTCGTCAGTATTTATCTCGGCATCCCGAAAAGCGAGGGGAGGATTTTAAAACAATACGAAAAACCTGCGCGAAATTTAAGAATACACCGACGTCAATTTTGAATTTTCTTGAGGGGACAAGATTCACTAGGACTAAGCATGAAGAGCAAAAATCTAACTATCAGAATCTCCTAAATCCAAAAGTGGGAGGACTTGCATTTGTGTTGAACGTCATGGGAGAGCAGTTTGATTCGCTTCTTGACGTCACAATATTTTACCCAAATGGGACTCCAAATCTCTGGGATCTTCTTTCAGGTAAATTGCAGAAAATTGCGGTTAGAGTGGAGCGGTGGCCAATTCCACCAGAATTGACGAACTCCCATCATTTAAAAACCGAAAAAAATCGCAAACTGATGCACGAATGGATCAGAGAAATTTGGGCAAACAAGGATCGCCAGCTCAAATTGATGGCTAAGTGA
- a CDS encoding putative porin: MKKANILCSALFLSLSFGAFDIFALEATSNVKFKGDLRFRNELIKEENKKDRLRQRLRGRLGFESNANESIEVGGQLATSEGNKAASTNATLGGPESTGMKKDLAYIDTFYFKWKASEALSVTGGKFNNPFYRPGGSEMIWDSDLTPEGLALAYSCQCSDSFAWFAKGGGFWSKEYDQEADEVLGAAQIGAKAKVGDFDLTIGSSYYDFAQTDRAPDDPIYNGPHTVPVDLKGYQLLNLFFDVSLNLGDHPILFYLDFVSNRKVDDDNTGYTLGVKYNRAKEVGSWDIELYHRELQPSAVIANIADGDIGSSDVEATRFTANYMLAQNSLTRVSFLTNQLNASTSTKTKTDTVQWDFVFSF; the protein is encoded by the coding sequence ATGAAAAAGGCTAACATTTTGTGCTCTGCTCTGTTCCTTTCTCTTTCATTTGGGGCTTTTGATATTTTTGCCCTCGAAGCAACATCCAATGTCAAATTTAAGGGAGATCTTCGATTTCGAAATGAACTGATCAAGGAGGAAAACAAAAAAGATCGCTTGCGGCAGCGACTGCGAGGGCGCCTCGGATTTGAATCTAATGCCAATGAGTCCATCGAAGTGGGTGGCCAACTGGCAACAAGCGAAGGCAACAAAGCAGCTTCTACAAATGCAACTCTTGGTGGGCCAGAAAGTACCGGGATGAAAAAAGATCTCGCTTACATAGATACATTTTATTTCAAATGGAAGGCATCTGAAGCTCTTTCTGTGACTGGCGGAAAATTCAATAATCCTTTTTACAGACCTGGCGGAAGTGAAATGATTTGGGATAGTGATCTCACTCCTGAAGGATTGGCACTTGCCTATTCCTGCCAATGTTCAGATTCCTTTGCCTGGTTTGCCAAAGGCGGCGGGTTTTGGTCAAAAGAATACGACCAAGAGGCAGATGAAGTCCTGGGTGCGGCACAAATTGGAGCCAAAGCAAAAGTGGGTGATTTTGATCTCACCATCGGTTCTTCCTACTATGACTTTGCTCAGACCGACAGAGCCCCAGACGACCCCATCTACAATGGACCACACACCGTGCCAGTTGACCTAAAGGGATATCAACTCTTAAATCTATTCTTTGATGTGAGCCTGAATCTGGGCGATCATCCCATTCTGTTTTATCTTGATTTTGTTTCTAACCGAAAGGTCGATGACGATAACACAGGCTACACTTTAGGAGTGAAGTACAACAGGGCAAAAGAAGTCGGCTCCTGGGATATCGAACTTTACCATCGAGAACTCCAGCCGAGCGCAGTGATCGCCAACATCGCAGACGGAGATATTGGTTCCAGCGATGTTGAGGCCACTCGCTTCACGGCAAATTACATGCTGGCTCAAAATTCTTTGACTCGTGTTTCATTTCTGACCAATCAATTGAACGCAAGCACTAGCACCAAAACCAAAACTGACACGGTTCAGTGGGATTTTGTTTTTAGCTTTTGA
- a CDS encoding nucleoside phosphorylase, producing the protein MSFPHYPEKWRLPGWVNPEKMIEYMKKQGRMDYDPPDAVIFIYSPGFEKKIDSKHDILVRPFLGGKLGFFKASGLRIAYLSGFGIGAAAVAAKVEELTAFGVRQFVSLGMAGGISPKLKLGELVICEESIRDEGASHHYLAPADRAKADPVLMNRLEESCRRLGVVFVKGSSWTIDSPYRETQEELRYYREAGILTVEMEASAFFAVAKYREVSAAAIFAVSDLLQDEREWEPSFHFKQVKMGMEMGLKIILDSLIHLQP; encoded by the coding sequence ATGTCGTTTCCGCATTACCCGGAAAAGTGGCGGCTTCCGGGGTGGGTGAATCCTGAAAAAATGATCGAATATATGAAGAAGCAGGGTCGAATGGATTATGATCCACCTGATGCTGTGATTTTCATCTATTCACCGGGATTTGAAAAGAAAATCGATTCCAAGCATGACATCCTTGTTCGCCCCTTTCTGGGAGGCAAGCTTGGCTTTTTCAAAGCTAGCGGCTTGAGAATTGCTTACCTGAGTGGATTTGGAATCGGAGCGGCTGCTGTCGCAGCTAAAGTGGAGGAGCTGACCGCATTTGGAGTGCGCCAATTTGTGTCGTTAGGAATGGCTGGAGGAATTTCGCCAAAGCTAAAATTGGGTGAATTGGTTATTTGTGAAGAATCAATCCGTGATGAAGGGGCCTCTCATCACTACTTAGCACCAGCTGACAGAGCGAAGGCAGATCCAGTTCTCATGAATCGACTCGAGGAGAGTTGTCGTCGCTTAGGGGTGGTTTTTGTCAAAGGGAGTTCATGGACGATTGATAGTCCTTACAGAGAAACTCAAGAGGAGTTGCGCTATTATCGCGAGGCTGGAATTCTGACAGTTGAAATGGAAGCATCAGCCTTTTTTGCCGTGGCCAAATACCGAGAGGTATCGGCCGCTGCTATATTCGCTGTCAGTGATCTATTGCAAGATGAACGGGAATGGGAGCCCAGTTTTCACTTTAAGCAAGTCAAGATGGGAATGGAAATGGGACTGAAAATAATTCTCGATTCGCTCATCCACTTGCAGCCTTGA
- a CDS encoding Hpt domain-containing protein, with product MSFDRESFMSLIEGDKELFSSLLSLFEDDWPKLIFKIRAGLKEKKAKPVEEAAHRLKGSLRNFYANEAALLAQQIESAGKSNSLDHLDGVVEELNSRLAKIQSDLHQFLKEMS from the coding sequence GTGAGTTTTGATCGTGAGTCATTTATGAGTCTTATTGAAGGAGACAAAGAGCTTTTTTCCAGCTTACTTAGTCTCTTTGAGGACGATTGGCCAAAATTAATATTTAAAATCCGAGCCGGCTTGAAAGAGAAAAAGGCAAAACCCGTTGAAGAGGCTGCTCATCGGTTAAAAGGGAGTCTACGAAATTTCTACGCTAACGAGGCGGCTCTCTTGGCGCAACAGATTGAAAGCGCTGGAAAGTCAAACAGCCTTGATCATCTCGATGGGGTCGTCGAAGAGTTGAATTCTCGACTTGCAAAAATACAGTCCGATTTGCATCAGTTCCTCAAAGAGATGTCCTAA
- the hemH gene encoding ferrochelatase, whose amino-acid sequence MKKGLLLINLGTPSAAEPKAVGRYLREFLMDPLVIDVPALLRWFFVNVIIVPRRRYKSAHAYRQIWRTEGSPLLLHSLALLKALRREMDSGWLVSLGMRYGEPSIRQALLEFQQADIRELYILPLYPQFADSSTTTGLLKVKEELRGLHWNPETVKCLPHFFWFSGFIRATTKIIKMEKDNFRPDHLLFSYHGLPERHLTKRQDLKRVCNFDEKCCANLRQDNWLCYRAQCFETTRLLLKELGHPTEQSSIAFQSRLGRAKWIDPSLEVELKRLAEKGVKRLLVTCPSFVSDCLETLEEIGIRTRELFRSLGGEELKLVPCLNSDPVWVESFRELMETDNWLVFPRALELLQASPS is encoded by the coding sequence ATGAAAAAGGGATTGCTGCTTATCAATCTCGGCACGCCAAGCGCTGCGGAGCCGAAGGCTGTGGGTCGGTATTTGCGTGAGTTCCTGATGGATCCCCTGGTCATTGATGTGCCAGCGCTTCTTCGATGGTTTTTTGTGAACGTGATCATTGTTCCGCGCCGTCGCTATAAGAGTGCCCATGCGTATCGCCAGATTTGGAGAACAGAGGGATCACCGCTTTTGCTTCATAGTCTGGCCCTGCTCAAGGCACTGCGCAGAGAAATGGACTCTGGTTGGCTTGTTAGTTTAGGGATGAGATACGGGGAGCCATCTATTCGCCAGGCTCTCCTTGAATTTCAACAGGCCGACATCCGCGAACTTTATATTTTGCCTTTGTACCCTCAATTTGCGGATTCATCGACCACAACGGGTTTGCTTAAGGTCAAAGAAGAACTGAGGGGCTTGCATTGGAACCCGGAAACAGTAAAATGCCTTCCCCATTTTTTTTGGTTTTCTGGCTTTATTCGGGCGACGACCAAAATCATAAAAATGGAAAAAGATAATTTTCGGCCAGATCATCTGCTCTTTAGCTATCATGGTCTGCCTGAGCGGCATCTAACAAAGAGGCAGGATCTCAAGAGAGTTTGTAATTTTGATGAAAAGTGCTGTGCCAATTTGAGACAAGACAATTGGTTGTGCTACAGAGCGCAGTGTTTTGAAACAACTCGATTGCTTTTAAAAGAGCTGGGTCACCCCACAGAGCAGTCTTCCATTGCTTTTCAAAGCCGATTGGGACGAGCCAAATGGATAGACCCAAGTCTTGAGGTCGAGCTAAAGAGGCTCGCAGAGAAAGGCGTTAAGAGACTTCTCGTCACCTGCCCGTCGTTTGTTTCAGATTGTCTCGAAACCCTAGAGGAAATTGGAATTCGAACGAGAGAGCTATTTCGATCCCTCGGCGGGGAAGAACTCAAATTAGTTCCTTGTTTGAATTCTGACCCCGTCTGGGTAGAGTCCTTCAGAGAACTCATGGAAACTGACAACTGGCTTGTATTTCCTCGTGCTCTTGAGCTCTTACAGGCCTCGCCTTCGTAG
- a CDS encoding FAD-dependent oxidoreductase, which yields MSKPKVVVIGGGISGLTAALGLVEAGFSVKLYEEKDAVGGLIGTYRSEFGISESAANGILNSRIVENLCQRLGVPLVGTLPSARSRYVYVGNKARRWPFSLIESFSFLSKLLWYRIRGKDRIAPTSGETVTGWLTRWFGPWVDEKLLGPALLGIYASRSRELSASLVLGPLFGRPKHPKPSLRGTVAPLGGMGALIRALEERTRALGVEIFTGSTYRWELWEDGKTPHVLATSAAQAARITKAVFPVLSKGLEQIRMVPVISATLFFSKGDTALKGFGCLFSESERANSLGVLIPTCIFPGRSSVSSETWILGGAVKPEAIELSEAEILKKILEDRARLFGRRSQPLSQNIFIWKEALPIYDLYLESFLSELHLPASLFLTGNYLGKIGIAGLIEKSLNISNEILSQRGTK from the coding sequence ATGAGCAAACCTAAGGTGGTAGTTATTGGGGGTGGTATTTCTGGTCTGACAGCCGCTCTTGGACTTGTTGAAGCTGGATTTTCAGTCAAGCTTTACGAAGAGAAGGATGCCGTCGGCGGTCTTATCGGCACTTATCGCAGTGAATTTGGAATATCCGAGTCAGCAGCGAACGGGATTCTCAATTCTAGAATCGTAGAAAACCTCTGTCAGCGCTTGGGTGTGCCTCTTGTAGGGACACTTCCCTCGGCGCGTTCCCGATATGTTTACGTAGGTAACAAGGCCAGGCGTTGGCCATTTTCGCTAATTGAAAGCTTTAGCTTCCTTTCAAAGCTATTGTGGTATCGAATTCGAGGGAAAGATCGAATAGCTCCTACTTCAGGAGAAACCGTTACCGGGTGGCTCACTCGTTGGTTTGGTCCATGGGTGGATGAGAAATTACTGGGGCCTGCACTTTTAGGAATCTATGCTTCGCGTTCGAGAGAGCTGAGTGCTTCGTTGGTTTTGGGTCCCCTATTTGGTCGGCCCAAACATCCTAAGCCATCTTTGCGCGGAACAGTGGCTCCTCTCGGAGGCATGGGAGCGCTCATTCGGGCCTTAGAGGAGAGGACTCGAGCCTTAGGGGTAGAGATTTTTACGGGATCTACCTACCGGTGGGAATTATGGGAGGATGGAAAAACTCCCCACGTGCTAGCGACTTCGGCGGCTCAAGCAGCCCGAATCACAAAAGCTGTCTTTCCCGTTCTCTCAAAAGGATTGGAACAGATTCGCATGGTGCCGGTGATCTCAGCAACTTTGTTTTTTTCAAAGGGAGACACAGCCTTGAAGGGCTTTGGCTGTCTCTTCAGCGAAAGTGAAAGGGCCAATTCTTTGGGAGTGCTCATTCCAACCTGCATTTTTCCAGGTCGTAGTTCTGTAAGTTCTGAAACTTGGATTTTGGGAGGAGCGGTGAAGCCAGAAGCGATTGAATTGAGCGAAGCTGAAATACTCAAGAAAATTTTAGAAGATCGAGCCAGACTGTTTGGAAGGAGATCACAACCTTTGTCCCAGAATATTTTTATTTGGAAAGAGGCTCTTCCCATTTATGATCTTTATTTGGAATCCTTTTTGTCAGAGCTGCATTTGCCTGCCAGTTTATTTTTGACGGGCAATTATCTTGGAAAGATCGGCATTGCGGGATTGATTGAGAAAAGTCTCAATATTTCAAATGAGATTTTATCTCAGCGAGGAACCAAATGA
- the hemN gene encoding oxygen-independent coproporphyrinogen III oxidase, with translation MKYSELLQKYDVPAPRYTSYPTVPYWTDSPTSEQWVSSLRQGFSQGAEVPWSLYIHMPFCESLCTFCGCNTSITKNHDKEDPYIGQLHREFSMYLERVPEFLSHPLREIHLGGGSPTFFSAQNLVRLVQPILDKVKFRRGDFEAGIEVDPRRATKEQLSELHRIGFRRISLGIQDFNPETQRLVNRIQPYEMTKGVYELARSLGYNSINFDLIYGLPMQTPESIRAMALKTVDLRPDRIALYSFALVPWIKPAQRLFKDEDLPAGAQKRELYEIAREILLEAGYVEIGMDHFALPSDALAKAQASKDLHRNFMGYTDKRTSVLLGLGVSAISESPSCFHQNEKVLNVYERKIAGGTLATFRGHLLSEEDLRQREQILLFMTRGEVAMHNREQEKDVRHFLSAMIDDSIVSLESGILKITHLGMPFLRNACMALDLRLRQQKPSTKVFSQAM, from the coding sequence ATGAAGTATTCTGAACTTCTGCAAAAATATGACGTGCCTGCGCCTCGCTATACGAGTTATCCTACAGTACCGTATTGGACAGATTCTCCGACTTCAGAGCAGTGGGTCAGTTCCCTGAGACAGGGTTTTTCTCAAGGTGCCGAGGTCCCCTGGAGTCTTTATATTCATATGCCTTTTTGCGAATCGCTTTGCACTTTTTGCGGGTGCAACACTTCGATTACAAAAAATCATGACAAAGAAGATCCTTACATTGGGCAATTGCATCGAGAATTTTCTATGTATCTGGAGAGGGTACCAGAATTTCTTTCTCATCCGTTGCGTGAGATTCATTTAGGTGGAGGCTCGCCCACTTTTTTTTCGGCTCAAAATTTGGTTCGCCTTGTTCAGCCCATTCTTGATAAAGTCAAATTTCGGAGGGGCGATTTTGAAGCGGGAATTGAGGTCGACCCAAGGAGAGCGACCAAAGAGCAGTTGTCCGAACTTCACAGAATTGGTTTTCGAAGAATCAGTCTTGGAATTCAAGATTTTAATCCTGAGACTCAGCGACTTGTGAATCGCATTCAGCCTTATGAAATGACGAAGGGCGTGTATGAGTTGGCTCGATCATTGGGGTACAATTCAATTAATTTTGATTTGATTTATGGATTGCCCATGCAGACGCCTGAATCTATTCGAGCAATGGCTTTGAAAACTGTGGATTTGAGACCTGATCGCATTGCCCTTTATAGTTTTGCTCTCGTGCCATGGATAAAACCGGCTCAGAGACTGTTTAAGGACGAAGATCTTCCCGCCGGGGCCCAAAAACGCGAACTTTATGAAATAGCCAGGGAAATTCTTCTCGAGGCTGGCTATGTTGAAATTGGTATGGATCATTTTGCGCTACCATCTGATGCTCTCGCGAAGGCTCAAGCCTCAAAAGATTTGCATCGTAATTTCATGGGCTACACGGACAAACGCACTTCTGTGCTCTTAGGTCTTGGAGTGAGTGCTATTTCAGAATCTCCGAGCTGTTTTCATCAAAATGAAAAGGTTCTTAATGTCTATGAGCGAAAGATTGCGGGTGGAACTTTAGCAACTTTTCGGGGGCATCTATTGAGCGAGGAAGATCTCAGGCAGAGGGAGCAGATTCTGCTGTTTATGACTCGGGGAGAAGTTGCTATGCACAATAGGGAACAAGAGAAAGATGTTCGTCACTTTCTTTCTGCAATGATAGATGACTCAATTGTTAGCCTTGAGAGTGGAATTCTCAAAATAACTCATCTTGGGATGCCATTTTTGCGAAATGCTTGCATGGCTTTGGATCTTCGATTGCGCCAGCAAAAACCGAGCACTAAGGTTTTTTCGCAGGCCATGTGA
- a CDS encoding uroporphyrinogen decarboxylase, translating to MANKRFTNALARIPQEIPPIWMMRQAGRYHSHYQKLKEKYSFMELCKIPELAAETAMGPIEDFDFDISILFSDLLFPLEALGMGLTYSPGPQLEWRLSEKTIGKLLPVDDAIGAMEFQREALRATRARLPSDKSLIGFVGGPWTLFGYAVEGSHKGGLGEAKSLWHLFPRFNEIILSFLEKNIELQLDGGAEVVMVLDTAAGELSPFLFSQGVAPGIISLAKRFPGQLGYYSHHTQKAHLLPILESEVTLAGFGFDHRWELSSLFGLSQIGFIQGNFDQSLLFSRSDCFSKRLDEFLAPFLEMSPEMRAGWVCGLGHGILPATPEENVREFVRRVREVFK from the coding sequence ATGGCAAATAAGCGGTTTACCAACGCATTGGCTAGGATTCCTCAGGAGATTCCCCCTATTTGGATGATGAGGCAGGCGGGAAGGTATCATTCTCATTACCAAAAGCTAAAAGAAAAATATTCCTTCATGGAACTGTGTAAAATTCCAGAACTTGCAGCCGAAACGGCGATGGGACCGATAGAGGATTTTGACTTTGATATTTCTATTTTGTTCAGCGATCTATTGTTTCCCTTGGAAGCTCTGGGAATGGGCCTGACCTATTCACCCGGTCCGCAGTTGGAATGGAGGCTGAGCGAGAAGACAATCGGCAAACTCTTGCCTGTCGACGATGCCATCGGTGCTATGGAGTTTCAGCGCGAGGCGCTTCGGGCCACCCGTGCTCGACTGCCGTCCGACAAAAGCCTGATTGGTTTTGTGGGCGGACCTTGGACTTTGTTTGGTTACGCCGTTGAGGGGAGCCACAAGGGAGGTTTGGGGGAAGCCAAATCTCTTTGGCACCTGTTCCCGAGATTTAATGAAATTATTCTTTCCTTCCTTGAAAAGAATATTGAATTACAGCTCGATGGCGGTGCGGAAGTGGTCATGGTCTTGGACACAGCGGCGGGAGAGTTGTCTCCTTTTCTGTTTTCTCAGGGAGTCGCGCCGGGAATTATCAGTTTGGCTAAACGCTTTCCTGGTCAGCTGGGATATTACAGTCACCACACTCAAAAGGCCCATCTTCTGCCAATTCTTGAGTCTGAAGTTACGCTAGCTGGGTTTGGATTTGATCACCGATGGGAGTTATCTTCATTGTTTGGCCTGAGTCAGATCGGTTTTATACAAGGTAATTTTGATCAGTCTCTTTTATTTTCGAGATCTGATTGTTTTTCGAAGCGTCTTGATGAGTTCCTGGCGCCTTTTCTTGAGATGAGCCCTGAGATGAGGGCGGGTTGGGTGTGCGGTCTCGGACATGGTATATTGCCAGCAACTCCAGAAGAGAACGTGCGCGAATTTGTTCGACGGGTGAGGGAGGTTTTCAAATGA
- a CDS encoding response regulator transcription factor gives MKRLLLIEDDQTLGQSLQERLIREGFEVKWADNLLLARDLVRCEEFHLVILDVGLPDGSGFDFAREIRKMRPYPFIFVTAQNSAESRLEAYELGAEEYIPKPFHLKELLMRIRHVLSDHSTLRRLELGDIVIDFDGMVIERAQAQKEHLPLKDFQVLKMLIDKSPAVVSRDDIIEGVWGHDKFPTNRTVDNVILRIRQSLGPRGSELIRSVRGVGYQWLIEGEHNGK, from the coding sequence ATGAAAAGACTACTCTTGATCGAAGATGATCAAACATTGGGACAGTCTCTTCAAGAGCGTCTCATTCGGGAAGGCTTTGAAGTCAAATGGGCGGACAATTTGCTTCTTGCTCGTGATCTTGTTCGCTGCGAAGAATTTCATCTTGTTATTTTAGATGTGGGTCTTCCTGATGGATCGGGGTTTGATTTTGCTCGTGAGATTCGAAAGATGAGACCCTATCCCTTTATTTTTGTGACAGCCCAGAATTCGGCAGAGAGTCGACTCGAAGCTTATGAACTAGGCGCTGAAGAATATATTCCAAAGCCCTTTCATCTCAAAGAGCTATTGATGCGTATTCGGCATGTTTTGAGCGATCACAGCACTCTCAGGCGGTTAGAGTTAGGAGACATCGTCATTGATTTTGATGGAATGGTGATTGAGCGAGCTCAGGCTCAAAAAGAGCATCTTCCCCTCAAAGATTTTCAAGTATTGAAAATGCTTATAGATAAAAGTCCGGCCGTAGTGAGCCGTGATGACATTATCGAAGGCGTTTGGGGGCATGACAAGTTCCCAACCAATAGAACTGTAGATAACGTAATATTGAGAATTCGTCAGTCGCTCGGCCCTCGAGGATCAGAATTAATTCGCTCAGTAAGAGGGGTTGGATATCAGTGGCTGATTGAAGGAGAACACAATGGCAAATAA